One region of Planctomycetaceae bacterium genomic DNA includes:
- a CDS encoding DUF2780 domain-containing protein — translation MGEAVVEEFISLVTKQLGIDEGQSRSATGGILNVIKGQLDDSTFSSVLKKLPGADALLNEAQSGGGKSGGGGGLMGSLTSMAGSLLGGNAGGVAGITKAIGDSGIGLDKASGFLSLLVNFLKEKLGDDMFSKLAAKLPGLISGGK, via the coding sequence ATGGGAGAAGCTGTTGTGGAAGAATTCATTTCCCTGGTCACCAAACAACTTGGAATTGACGAAGGCCAGAGCCGGTCGGCGACCGGTGGCATCCTGAACGTGATCAAGGGCCAGTTGGATGATTCGACGTTCAGTTCCGTGCTGAAAAAGCTGCCGGGAGCCGATGCACTGCTGAACGAAGCTCAGTCGGGTGGAGGAAAATCGGGCGGTGGCGGAGGACTCATGGGGTCACTGACATCGATGGCGGGAAGTCTGCTTGGCGGCAATGCCGGCGGAGTCGCCGGAATTACCAAAGCGATCGGAGACTCCGGCATCGGACTCGATAAAGCCTCCGGGTTTCTGTCGCTGCTGGTCAACTTCCTCAAAGAGAAGCTGGGCGACGACATGTTCTCGAAGCTGGCCGCCAAACTGCCGGGCCTGATTTCCGGCGGCAAATAA
- a CDS encoding peptidylprolyl isomerase, with amino-acid sequence MSLRYFPIAALLTFSIIAAEPAIAQDSGDKAPETFKVLFETSQGNFTVEVQRKWAPIGADRFHELVKQGFFNEARFFRVVPNFMVQFGINGDPAVQKDWRDKSIKDDPVVASNQRGFITFAKTNAPNSRTTQLFINFKDNSFLDNTGFAPFGRVIEGMEVVDKINAEYREQPDQGLIQKQGNRYLNAKFPRLDFIKSAKIVEE; translated from the coding sequence ATGTCACTTCGTTACTTCCCGATCGCCGCATTACTGACATTTTCGATCATCGCCGCCGAACCAGCCATCGCTCAGGACTCCGGCGACAAAGCTCCCGAAACGTTTAAGGTGCTGTTCGAAACCAGCCAGGGTAACTTCACCGTCGAAGTCCAGCGCAAGTGGGCTCCCATCGGAGCGGACCGCTTTCATGAACTGGTAAAGCAGGGTTTTTTCAACGAAGCCCGGTTCTTTCGAGTCGTGCCGAACTTCATGGTTCAGTTCGGAATCAACGGTGATCCGGCCGTGCAAAAGGACTGGCGCGACAAGTCGATCAAGGACGATCCAGTCGTTGCCTCCAATCAGCGCGGCTTCATCACTTTCGCCAAGACGAATGCTCCCAATTCCCGCACGACTCAGTTGTTCATCAACTTCAAGGACAATTCGTTTCTTGACAACACCGGCTTTGCGCCGTTCGGTCGTGTGATTGAAGGTATGGAAGTGGTCGACAAGATCAATGCCGAGTACCGCGAACAGCCGGATCAGGGGTTGATTCAAAAACAGGGCAACAGGTATTTGAATGCAAAGTTCCCGAGACTGGACTTCATCAAGTCGGCAAAGATCGTGGAAGAGTAA